The DNA window AAACTCAGGGGAAAACCCTCCCAGATTCTTGGGACTGCCGAGGTCACCCCTCCGAGCGCTCCAGATCCGGCGGATGGACCTCCGCCGCCATGATTTTAGGTTAATTACCTTTCCCACATACataattctctctctctatacatatatatatacacgcgTAATTAACTGTTGTGTATTAATAGGAGTGGAAGCATGTGAAAGGTTAACAACGTTAGGTATAGCGGTGAACTTGGTGACATACTTGACTGGAACTATGCACTTAGGCAATGCTACCTCAGCCAACACCGTCACAAACTTCCTCGGCACCTCTTTCATGCTCTGCTTGCTAGGCGGCTTCGTCGCCGACACCTTCCTCGGCCGCTACCTCACCATTGCCATCTTCTCCACCGTTCAAGCAGCCGTAAGAACTCTCTCACCTCTTTGAAAATTATTAGGAAATTATTCACCCTAACTTAATTAACCAAaccaatatataaattaattttcagggTGTGACAATATTAACGGTATCGACCATGATCCCAAGCCTACAACCACCAAAATGCACGAAGGAGAGTGAATCGTGCATCCCTGCAAGTGGGATCCAGTTAACGGTTCTTTACACGGCCCTGTATATGACGGCACTGGGAACCGGTGGTCTGAAATCAAGTGTTTCCGGGTTCGGGTCAGACCAATTTGATGAGACCGATAAGGAAGAGAGATCCCAAATGACAGCCTTCTTCAActggttcttcttcttcataagCATGGGCTCACTCGTCGCCGTTACCGTTCTTGTATACATCCAAGACAACGTCGGAAGACAATGGGGTTACGGTATATGCGCTTTAGCCATTGTTTTCGGCCTCTTTGTCTTCTTGGCCGGAACTAGACGTTACCGTTTTAAGAAGCTAGTTGGAAGTCCCTTGACTCAGATAGCCGCCGTCGTTGTCGCCGCCTGGAAGAATCGGAGACTGGAGTCACCATCTGACCCGTCGTTGTTCTATAATGTCGATGACATTGCTGatggaaagaagaagaagaagaagatgatgatgaagctcCCTCATTCAAAGCAATTCAGGTTAGTCGATCCAGTTATaacttataattattattacttaatcattatattattattattatatattattgtttaCTTTTTAGTACATGTACAAACTAACGTTAATtcagaaaaagaagaaatttCATACTAATAGACACACATGAGAACATGTGACTAGATATGTGAGGGTctaatcataaaaatataattatataataaaccaATCCTATAATGCCACATCATGATGGTGGTGTTGACTTAATATGcagtaaaaagaaaaatagtggACCATACacgttattattttaaatttataatgagTGTGATTGAACCAACAATAATTATTGTAATTTCgatcatttttttcatatagAGTAGCTAATTAagttatgtataaatatatatatataaatatatatatatatatatcatgtggTCGGGGCTTATATTTAGGTTGAGTTATATTGTTGGTGAATAAATTATTGATGAAGTCCTTTTACTCATGATCAATGTATATCATAGATAGTCCATAATTGAATAATTGATCATCGATCAAACTTGCTTAGCTGGCTCTAGCTAGCTAGGCTAATTTGGattggtatatatatagttgCGTGTGAAGATATTAGCACAGTATATATAAACATGTGACTTTATTAATGAAAAGAAATCATTTGAagagtaattaattattagtattttatatatctatgattagagattaattttaattactaaAGCACGTTGGCTAATTAGGACTTGCCACTAACAAGTAGTTGAAGAGAGAGGTGCTGACAACCAGAGTCGGCttatcttaaaattaattaatcatacatataatataaaaatgaaataatgtaGTGGGGCattcttgatcgaataaaatcaCCATCACCAATTGTAGATCGATTCAATAGATCCACGTCGACTAATTATAATGTAGCCAAAccagaaataaaattaataattattgacCATGTATAgtattattacatatatatttgtctATTAATTGGTTACATCcccttcatatatatattcatatatctTTGTAGAAAActatttatatgtattatatcCCAAATGTTACATGTACAGCTATCTATATGCATATATAACGCCAATTAACAATTTGTTGTCTTGAGATAGACAATAATGCCACGTGGCTAGCTTCCACGTATATGTCTTCAATTATGGCCCTAATAACTAATTCAATTACATATTAAATAGAGTAATTTgtctaatattttaatttttatacatttaatcttatatatttttttggttgcAAAATCTGTAAGTTTAATTCCTTTCCTTGTAAATTGGAAGCCCaagttaaataattttattaaatattaattgaatGACTATTGTATGCATCTCAAATTTacgtaaaaaaatatacataaaaattttgcctaaaataaaataaaaaagttgagtatattaaataaacataaagaggtatttacttaaataaataactttttagGTATCGGGAGAGAAAATATGTAATAAAGAATGAGAAACAAACAAATACATCAAGTCAGGAGAATAGATTACAAATTAATACTTGTACGTAGTGTTGTCGTAAGAAGAAAATGTACTATAGTGGTAGTAAAATAGTCATTAATTATATGTAAAATGTAGAGAGAGTACTGGTAGTACTGCTACACTTTACAAGACAGCAACCAAAGTCCAAAGAATCACGAGTGAAATTAGTTGTGGGCAAATAGGAACTCtcataattaaatatagaaagaagtatatatataagcgtgtaacaaattgttttaaagaaaaaaagaactGATGAAATCACCACAAAaaatacttattattattattataagtatTACTGGCAGGTATATAGCCCAGTCACGGAtgcattaattaattagtcactGCCTACTCTATCCTTACTTATTTCTTCATTTTCACATGCACCCTGTTATCACATACTGTTTTCAATTAATTActttacaaaataattatttcttcaTTTTGTCTCGTGATATACTTTGACGAAATATATTTTGTGGTATATTAGATGAGTCTCAGAGTATATTAAATgagtgttattattttttaaccctaattacccctagatcaatttcagccctcagatcaaataactccctcatctaACGGCTGCCATATATCACGAAATACATTTCATGAAAGTACAATCACATAACAAAATCATCTCCCTACAAAATATATCACTCTGTTTGTCTTATtgcatatttaatttttctaaacCCTTTTTCTCCCTTTTCACTTTATCCCCATCTTTTTTCTTTCccatcaataaataaatatataaataaaaataagaaagaaaaacatgTGACCCCATGTAGCATACCCTACGTGTACGATCGAGTAATTACTCCAATCATATCATGTTTTCGTTGCCGAGTAATCACATGCATTAATTAAGCCAATAAGATCAATCTTACACAACACTTTATtggaatgttattattatttttttttttttgaatacttATATTTATTGTGTATTAGTACCGGATTAATTATCAATTAAAACTAcgtatctttcttttttttttagttgctTGGACAAAGCAGCAATCAACAGGCCAGAACTAACCCCAAACAAGATAAACAAGTGGAACCTTGCAACACTAACCGATGTGGAGGAAGTAAAATTGTTGATTCGAATGCTGCCAATTTGGGCCACCACCATAATGTTTTGGACAGTGTACGCCCAAATGTCAACTTTCTCAGTATCCCAAGCAACCACCATGGACTGCCACATTACCAAGTCCTTCAAAATCCCTCCTGCCTCAATGACAGCCTTCTTTGTTGGCAGCATTCTCTTAACTGTCCCAGTCTATGACCGAGTCGTAGTCCCAATTGCCAGGAAGTTTTTAAAAAACCCTCAAGGCCTCACCCCGTTGCAACGCATCGGGGCGGGATTATTCCTGTCAGTCTTAGCCATGTTGGTTGCAGCTTTGATCGAGGTCAAGCGCATCCACGTGGCCAGGCTGCATGGTCTCACAAACAATCCTAAGGCTGAGATTCCCATAAGTGTATTCTGGTTGGTCCCACAATTCTTCTTTGTGGGTTCTGGTGAAGCCTTAATTTACATCGGTCAACTTGACTTTTTTCTTAGGGAGTGTCCTAAAGGAATGAAGACTATGAGCACTGGACTGTTTTTGAGTACATTGGCATTAGGGTGTTTCTTTAGCTCTCTATTAGTGTCTATAGTTCATGTGGTGACTGGGAAGAAGAATCCATGGTTGGCTGATAATCTCAACCAAGGAAAGCTCTATGATTTTTATTGGTTGTTGGCTATTTTGAGTGCTTtgaatatgattatttttttggtGTGTACTCAGTGGTACGTGTACAAGGAAAAGAGGCTTGCCGATGCGGGTATGGGATTGGATGATGTTGAAGATGTCGTTTGTCattagttaaaaataatattaatccaAAGTGAAAAAAGAAATTGAAGATCAAAATTAGATCATGATCACATTCTATTGGTGATTATATAattgaagaaagaagaagaagatgatgatgatgtcatATTCATCAGTActgttaattagaatttttttctttttttgaaatatcAAGTTTGTAATATAAGCCTGCTTACTTGTATGTATAACAAAAAATGTTGCAAAAGGTAATAAAAGTTTCAAATTTTTGGCATGTAGTCTTTGCTTTGTCCACTTTTTTCAACATGCATATCTAGGCAATAATTTCTAAGGGATATTTGAGTTTCAATAACTATTGTTccctctaattttttatttctttatttaatttaaaatcgaGGGGGAAAAGGTTGTCAGTACTATTAACATTGTCCACATTATAAATAAAACTGTACATATGTAAATATCCAAGTTgtatattcaaataattaaacagctcaaataaaataattaagcaagggaatttttttaaaaaaattattctaagaaTATCATAGTTAATTTAGTGTTGCAaattttaatatgaaattatgtgCAATTTTATAACTAATAACAAAACAtgtaaatagaagtaaaattcACTTAGCTTCTTGGCATTTAACAAAACAtgtaaatagaagtaaaattcACTTAGCTTCTTGGCATTTTGTTTGTCTTCTTATAAAGTTTGGTAGTTTGGGTTTTAAAGATGATTCCAAGTAGAACCAAGTCATTCTTGCTAAATTTATTTGGACAATCATGAAAAAACATGATGTGTTATAGGTGAAGTGGATAAATATGATTTACTTAAAAGAGGTGATCTTCTGGGAGTACCAACTCCTGCAAGATACCATCTGGTATTGGAGGAAGATTTGTCTTAAGGCAAGTCTTCAACAAGCAGAATGTGCAGGCTACTGGACAAAGAGGAAAGCTCAAGGCTACTTTATCATATAACAGTCTACTGCATCTTGATCATGAGATCTTCTCCCGAGCTGTTTGTGTTAGTTTTATGGTACTAAATCAGGTACACAATGAAAGTTGTTGacctcaaaaaataattaactaaTAGCTGAGTCGTATAGATCTGATGCTTGCCACGTGTTACACAAGCAGAATGAAAATGCAATAAACACAAAGATTTGTTATAGAGGTTTGACCCCCTTGTgatagcgggtaatgacctacttcccttttagttgtattgataccAAGAGATAATACTATTCAGATTACTATAGGTAGAATCTGATATAGCTCTCTATAAAGATACAAATCATGAATCAGTAGGTAGATCTctaatgagagaaagagattgtCTTAAAGGCGTATTGGAGAGATAAAGAGAAGAGAGGAGAGCCCTTGGGGGCGTGTAACAGAGAGAGAGGACGAGAGCTAGGgttttgacttagaataattTTGAAGCTTATTGACCTAGAGGCAACTTAGGTTTTCAACTATAGGTTAAGGCTTTTATATAGGAAGCCTTAAACCCTAGGTTTACAATTCAAATTCCTTGAAAATAGCATAGTTAGTTAGATATttacaaaagaccaaaatgcccttgatTATAGATATTATTCAGCCATTTCGTTGGGCTTTTAGGGCCCAATTCGCAACCCACCTTTGATGTCCACGTGTAGAATTATTCATGGAGTCTTGCCAGGTCAACCCTAGCTGCCTATAGACCTATAAGGATGTCTGACCGACCATGGTCGTGCCAGGTCAATCCTGGCTGGCCATGGTCTTGC is part of the Cannabis sativa cultivar Pink pepper isolate KNU-18-1 chromosome 5, ASM2916894v1, whole genome shotgun sequence genome and encodes:
- the LOC115716280 gene encoding protein NRT1/ PTR FAMILY 6.3; translated protein: MTSDVGHLPQTQGKTLPDSWDCRGHPSERSRSGGWTSAAMILGVEACERLTTLGIAVNLVTYLTGTMHLGNATSANTVTNFLGTSFMLCLLGGFVADTFLGRYLTIAIFSTVQAAGVTILTVSTMIPSLQPPKCTKESESCIPASGIQLTVLYTALYMTALGTGGLKSSVSGFGSDQFDETDKEERSQMTAFFNWFFFFISMGSLVAVTVLVYIQDNVGRQWGYGICALAIVFGLFVFLAGTRRYRFKKLVGSPLTQIAAVVVAAWKNRRLESPSDPSLFYNVDDIADGKKKKKKMMMKLPHSKQFSCLDKAAINRPELTPNKINKWNLATLTDVEEVKLLIRMLPIWATTIMFWTVYAQMSTFSVSQATTMDCHITKSFKIPPASMTAFFVGSILLTVPVYDRVVVPIARKFLKNPQGLTPLQRIGAGLFLSVLAMLVAALIEVKRIHVARLHGLTNNPKAEIPISVFWLVPQFFFVGSGEALIYIGQLDFFLRECPKGMKTMSTGLFLSTLALGCFFSSLLVSIVHVVTGKKNPWLADNLNQGKLYDFYWLLAILSALNMIIFLVCTQWYVYKEKRLADAGMGLDDVEDVVCH